The Blautia hydrogenotrophica DSM 10507 genome window below encodes:
- a CDS encoding HPr family phosphocarrier protein — protein MIEKPVKINLSTGLEARPVAQLVQVASQYNSEIHVKVGEKKVNAKSIMGMMTLGLDAGEEVTLLVNGEDEEDAIHSIEKYLSNQ, from the coding sequence ATGATTGAAAAACCAGTGAAGATTAACTTATCCACGGGATTGGAGGCGAGACCGGTTGCACAATTAGTCCAGGTGGCAAGTCAGTACAACAGTGAAATTCATGTGAAGGTTGGAGAAAAGAAGGTCAATGCAAAGAGTATTATGGGGATGATGACTTTGGGGCTGGATGCCGGGGAAGAAGTAACTCTGCTGGTAAATGGCGAAGATGAGGAGGACGCCATTCACAGCATAGAGAAGTATCTAAGTAATCAGTAA
- a CDS encoding GNAT family N-acetyltransferase produces MIDYIKTIEDLSLNAWPSHQMQIYDGWILRFSYFYTHRTNCVEQIGPSSLPFEEKIRYCEEIYRYWNTPCIFKITPLLPTAFDLMLEELGYEIEHVTEVKSMNLCQFVSKPIKVDVQISTKITPEWLETLFALKHTTNSTHRLIVPTMYAAIPKKTLAASILVDGKIRAIGLGILDRDHIGLYAINVDAKFRCHHLGRAVCQEILKAGIQEGAKKAYLQVVPDNLAAKNLYRSLGFQDTYTHWFRSKSLY; encoded by the coding sequence ATGATAGATTACATAAAGACAATTGAAGATCTCTCTTTAAATGCATGGCCGTCCCATCAAATGCAAATCTACGACGGATGGATCCTGCGTTTTTCCTATTTTTATACGCATCGTACAAACTGTGTGGAACAAATCGGCCCTTCTTCTCTCCCATTTGAAGAGAAGATTCGTTACTGTGAAGAAATATACCGTTACTGGAATACCCCCTGCATTTTTAAAATCACCCCATTGCTTCCAACTGCTTTTGACCTTATGCTGGAGGAACTCGGCTATGAAATCGAGCATGTGACAGAAGTCAAATCCATGAATCTATGCCAATTTGTCTCAAAACCCATAAAAGTCGACGTACAAATTTCCACAAAAATCACTCCTGAATGGCTGGAAACTCTATTTGCCTTAAAACACACCACAAATTCAACCCACCGTCTGATCGTTCCGACCATGTATGCCGCCATCCCCAAAAAGACGTTGGCGGCCTCTATCTTGGTGGATGGCAAAATTCGCGCTATCGGCCTTGGCATCCTTGACCGGGACCACATCGGTCTGTATGCCATCAACGTGGACGCCAAATTTCGCTGTCATCATCTGGGCCGGGCTGTCTGTCAGGAAATCCTAAAAGCAGGGATTCAAGAAGGTGCCAAAAAGGCCTATCTTCAAGTCGTTCCGGATAATCTAGCCGCCAAAAATCTCTATCGCTCACTAGGTTTTCAGGACACCTATACTCATTGGTTTCGCTCTAAATCATTATATTAG
- the rplC gene encoding 50S ribosomal protein L3: MKKAILATKVGMTQIFNEDGVLIPVTVLQAGPCVVTQVKTEENDGYSAVQVGYADKRENLVNKPMKGHFEKAGVSCKRFVKEFKLDNAAEYELGQEIKVDVFEAGDHIDATAISKGKGYQGAIKRHGQSRGPMAHGSKYHRHAGSNGAASDPSKVFKGKKMPGQMGNKQITIQNLEVVRVDAENNLLLVKGAVPGPKKSLVTIKETVKSL, translated from the coding sequence ATGAAGAAAGCTATCTTAGCTACCAAAGTCGGAATGACTCAGATCTTCAATGAAGACGGAGTGCTGATTCCAGTAACTGTATTACAGGCTGGACCGTGTGTGGTTACACAGGTCAAAACAGAAGAAAATGATGGATACAGTGCAGTTCAGGTTGGTTATGCGGACAAGAGAGAGAATCTTGTGAACAAACCAATGAAGGGCCACTTTGAGAAGGCTGGTGTGTCCTGCAAGAGATTCGTAAAAGAGTTTAAGCTGGACAATGCGGCTGAATATGAATTGGGCCAGGAGATTAAGGTGGATGTCTTTGAGGCAGGAGACCACATCGACGCTACAGCAATCTCCAAAGGTAAAGGATACCAGGGCGCAATCAAGAGACATGGACAGTCTAGAGGACCTATGGCTCACGGTTCTAAATACCATCGCCATGCAGGTTCCAACGGTGCGGCATCTGATCCGAGCAAAGTATTCAAAGGAAAGAAAATGCCGGGACAGATGGGTAACAAACAGATCACTATCCAGAATCTGGAAGTTGTTCGTGTTGACGCAGAAAATAATTTACTGTTAGTAAAGGGTGCTGTTCCAGGACCTAAGAAATCCTTAGTAACCATCAAAGAGACAGTAAAGTCCTTATAA
- the rplD gene encoding 50S ribosomal protein L4 — MANVSVLNMEGNEVGTIELNDAVFGVEINEHLVHLAVVRQLANKRQGTQKAKTRSEVRGGGRKPWRQKGTGHARQGSIRAPQWTGGGVVFAPVPRDYSVKMNRKERLAALKSALTAKVQDNKLIVVDDLKFEAIKTKDMQNVLNNLKAEKALVVTPAVDQNVVLSARNIPEVQTATVNTINVYDVMKHKTLVLTKDAVASIEEVYA; from the coding sequence ATGGCAAACGTATCAGTTTTAAATATGGAAGGCAATGAAGTTGGAACAATTGAACTGAATGATGCGGTTTTTGGCGTTGAGATCAATGAGCATCTGGTACATTTGGCAGTTGTTCGTCAGCTTGCAAATAAACGTCAGGGAACACAGAAAGCGAAGACTCGCTCAGAAGTTCGCGGCGGTGGAAGAAAACCATGGAGACAGAAAGGAACCGGCCATGCAAGACAGGGTTCTATCCGCGCTCCACAGTGGACCGGCGGCGGTGTTGTATTTGCTCCGGTACCAAGAGATTACAGTGTGAAGATGAACCGCAAAGAGAGACTGGCAGCTCTGAAATCAGCGCTGACCGCTAAGGTTCAGGACAATAAGTTGATCGTGGTAGACGATTTGAAATTTGAGGCAATCAAGACAAAAGATATGCAGAACGTACTAAACAATCTGAAAGCTGAGAAGGCACTGGTTGTCACACCGGCTGTAGATCAGAATGTAGTATTATCTGCTAGAAATATTCCGGAAGTTCAGACCGCAACGGTGAACACCATCAATGTTTACGATGTGATGAAACACAAGACCCTGGTTCTGACCAAGGATGCAGTAGCTTCAATCGAGGAGGTGTACGCATAA
- the rplW gene encoding 50S ribosomal protein L23, whose product MAAIKYYDVILKPVVTEKSMNAMGEKKYTFLVHPEANKAQIKEAVEKMFEGTKVKSVNTMNMDGKKKRRGMTVGKTAKTKKAIVALTEESKDIEIFEGL is encoded by the coding sequence ATGGCAGCAATTAAATATTATGATGTAATTCTGAAACCGGTGGTTACTGAGAAGAGCATGAACGCTATGGGAGAGAAGAAATATACTTTCTTAGTACATCCGGAGGCGAATAAAGCACAGATCAAAGAAGCTGTAGAAAAAATGTTCGAGGGAACAAAAGTAAAGAGCGTCAATACCATGAACATGGATGGGAAAAAGAAAAGACGCGGAATGACAGTTGGAAAGACTGCGAAGACGAAAAAAGCGATTGTAGCTCTGACAGAAGAGAGTAAAGATATCGAGATCTTCGAGGGACTTTAA
- the murB gene encoding UDP-N-acetylmuramate dehydrogenase, with translation MKIELRGSILKEEIKNEFCRILGSDHVLVEEPMSAHTTFRIGGPAEYYVCPHSVDELQRTLDVCRRYQLPYFILGNGSNLLVSDQGYRGVIIQLFRNMSQIDVQDERIRAQAGALLSLVAKQALAHSLTGFEFAGGIPGTLGGAVVMNAGAYGGELKDVLEEVTVLNQEGEILKIPFEKLEMGYRTSIVKKKNYIVLEAVLKLRYGDEDKIRQTMRELTEKRTSKQPLELPSAGSTFKRPEGYFAGKLIMDSGLRGYRVGGAQVSEKHCGFVVNIDNATAEDVRRLMRDVTDKVYEKFQVTLEPEVKFLGNFSTGE, from the coding sequence ATGAAGATAGAATTGAGAGGAAGTATTTTGAAAGAAGAAATAAAGAATGAATTTTGTAGAATATTGGGAAGCGATCATGTATTAGTCGAAGAACCAATGAGCGCTCATACTACTTTTCGAATTGGAGGACCGGCTGAGTATTATGTTTGTCCTCATTCTGTGGATGAATTGCAGAGGACATTGGATGTCTGCCGCAGATATCAGCTTCCTTACTTTATCCTGGGCAATGGAAGCAACTTATTGGTGAGCGATCAAGGCTACCGAGGTGTGATTATTCAGCTTTTTCGGAATATGAGTCAGATTGATGTACAGGATGAGCGGATAAGGGCGCAGGCAGGTGCGTTGCTTTCTTTGGTGGCAAAGCAGGCATTGGCTCACAGTCTGACAGGATTTGAGTTCGCAGGCGGGATACCAGGAACGCTGGGCGGAGCTGTCGTGATGAATGCTGGTGCTTATGGAGGAGAGTTGAAGGATGTTTTAGAGGAAGTGACGGTTTTAAATCAGGAAGGTGAAATTTTGAAGATACCTTTTGAGAAACTTGAGATGGGGTATCGGACTAGCATAGTGAAAAAGAAAAATTACATTGTGCTTGAAGCAGTTTTAAAACTGAGATATGGGGATGAGGACAAAATTCGCCAGACTATGAGGGAGCTAACGGAAAAAAGAACCAGCAAGCAACCATTAGAATTGCCAAGTGCAGGAAGTACTTTTAAACGGCCAGAGGGATACTTTGCGGGAAAGTTGATTATGGATTCTGGTCTGAGAGGATACCGTGTAGGAGGAGCTCAGGTATCAGAAAAACACTGCGGTTTTGTGGTAAATATTGACAATGCCACAGCTGAGGATGTGCGAAGGTTAATGAGAGATGTGACGGACAAAGTCTATGAGAAATTTCAGGTGACTCTGGAACCGGAGGTTAAATTCCTGGGGAATTTCTCAACAGGAGAGTGA
- a CDS encoding phosphatase PAP2 family protein has product MEILNLLAEYRTPFFDTLFQLITYLGQETLAVAVICWLYWCQNKKLAYTIGFTYFVSGLAVQGLKITFRIPRPWILDPGFQAVPSAVPAATGYSFPSGHTQSGTALFGSLALASEKNWKKFLCVLSFLLIGFSRMYLGCHTLKDVLTAMVISLASAFFFHWFLYRRTRKLSRPRLTAFLFALCSLSLLLYAYFLYRQDILALDYASDCAKAAGAGAGFALGYYLEKCYIRFSLPLQKSKKITRFLLGLLITFILQQGLKPLLGASLFSGFFRYFIVVTWILAIYPWLFSRCLDNKKGGTH; this is encoded by the coding sequence ATGGAAATCTTAAACCTATTGGCTGAATACAGAACTCCCTTTTTTGATACTCTCTTTCAGCTTATCACTTATCTCGGCCAGGAAACTCTCGCTGTGGCTGTAATCTGCTGGCTATACTGGTGTCAAAATAAAAAGCTTGCCTATACCATCGGTTTCACCTACTTTGTATCAGGTCTGGCCGTGCAGGGATTGAAAATCACTTTTCGAATTCCCCGGCCTTGGATTTTGGACCCCGGATTTCAGGCAGTCCCTTCAGCGGTTCCCGCCGCCACGGGTTACTCCTTTCCCAGCGGGCACACCCAAAGCGGTACCGCCCTTTTCGGCTCTCTTGCCCTGGCTTCTGAGAAAAACTGGAAAAAATTTCTATGTGTGTTGTCGTTTTTGCTCATAGGTTTTTCCAGGATGTACCTGGGCTGCCATACTTTAAAGGATGTTTTGACCGCCATGGTCATCTCCTTGGCCTCCGCTTTCTTCTTTCATTGGTTCCTGTACCGAAGAACCAGAAAACTTTCCAGGCCCAGGTTGACCGCTTTTTTGTTCGCTCTGTGTTCTCTGTCTTTGCTGCTATATGCCTATTTCCTCTATAGACAAGATATTTTAGCTTTGGACTACGCTTCAGACTGCGCAAAAGCCGCTGGCGCCGGTGCCGGCTTTGCCCTTGGATACTACCTGGAAAAATGCTACATTCGGTTTTCTCTCCCTCTGCAAAAGTCAAAGAAAATCACCCGTTTCCTCCTGGGACTTCTCATAACTTTCATTCTTCAACAGGGCCTAAAGCCTCTCCTGGGCGCCTCTCTCTTCTCCGGTTTCTTCCGGTACTTTATCGTGGTAACCTGGATTCTGGCCATCTATCCCTGGTTATTTTCCCGCTGTCTGGACAACAAAAAAGGGGGTACTCACTAA
- the whiA gene encoding DNA-binding protein WhiA translates to MSFSRNVKEELARHHSTARHCQIAELAAILSMSGKICYNGQGQRQLIFQTENEVVVRKCFTLLRKTFNIETEIRIRQHTGLNKGSVYTIDLKSVSLTRRVLEGIKAVEADKKVSDQLIEVDPIVYQKNCCKRAFVRGSFLAAGSISDPEKFYHFEIVCSTQGKAIQIQQVIASFDVDARIVMRKKSYVVYIKEGAQIVEILGIMEAGKALMDLENIRILKEMRNSVNRKVNCETANIHKTVNAAVKQIDDIRLIEEKRGLGSLNPGLEQIARLRLEFPEATLKELGEMLSPTVGKSGVNHRLRKLSVLAEELRGNKEEVL, encoded by the coding sequence TTGTCTTTTTCCAGAAATGTAAAAGAGGAACTTGCCAGACATCACAGTACAGCGAGACACTGTCAGATTGCGGAACTTGCGGCAATTCTCAGTATGAGCGGAAAGATTTGCTATAATGGGCAGGGACAAAGACAGCTCATTTTCCAGACGGAAAATGAAGTAGTTGTGAGAAAATGCTTTACATTATTGAGAAAAACATTTAATATAGAGACAGAAATTCGAATTCGGCAGCACACGGGGTTAAACAAGGGAAGTGTGTATACCATTGACTTGAAAAGTGTTAGTCTTACTAGAAGAGTGCTGGAAGGTATCAAGGCGGTGGAGGCGGATAAGAAGGTTTCTGATCAGTTGATTGAAGTTGATCCGATAGTGTACCAGAAGAACTGTTGTAAGAGAGCTTTCGTAAGGGGAAGTTTTTTGGCGGCTGGCTCTATCAGTGATCCCGAAAAATTTTATCATTTTGAAATTGTCTGTTCGACGCAGGGAAAGGCGATTCAGATACAGCAGGTGATTGCCAGCTTTGATGTGGATGCAAGGATTGTGATGCGTAAGAAGTCATATGTGGTGTATATAAAGGAAGGGGCGCAGATTGTCGAGATCCTTGGCATCATGGAGGCGGGCAAGGCTTTGATGGATCTGGAAAATATACGGATTTTGAAGGAGATGAGAAATTCTGTAAACCGTAAAGTCAACTGTGAGACAGCCAATATTCATAAGACAGTAAATGCGGCGGTGAAACAGATTGACGATATTCGACTGATTGAGGAGAAAAGGGGCTTGGGGAGTCTGAATCCGGGGCTGGAGCAGATTGCCAGACTTAGGTTGGAGTTTCCAGAGGCTACCTTGAAGGAATTGGGTGAAATGCTTTCCCCCACAGTTGGGAAGTCTGGAGTGAATCATCGTTTGCGTAAGCTAAGCGTTCTTGCAGAAGAACTCAGGGGGAACAAGGAGGAAGTATTATGA
- the rpsJ gene encoding 30S ribosomal protein S10 has protein sequence MASQVMRITLKAYDHQLVDASAKKIIDTVKKNGAMVSGPVPLPTKKEVVTILRAVHKYKDSREQFEQRTHKRLIDIMTPTQKTVDALSRLEMPAGVHIDIKMKTK, from the coding sequence ATGGCAAGTCAAGTAATGAGAATCACATTAAAGGCATATGATCATCAGTTGGTAGATGCATCTGCGAAGAAAATTATCGACACTGTAAAGAAAAATGGAGCAATGGTGAGCGGTCCGGTACCTCTTCCGACAAAGAAGGAAGTAGTTACCATCCTGAGAGCGGTTCACAAGTATAAAGATTCCAGAGAGCAGTTTGAGCAGAGAACACACAAGAGACTGATCGACATCATGACTCCAACCCAGAAGACGGTAGATGCTCTGTCACGTTTGGAAATGCCGGCTGGTGTTCATATTGATATTAAAATGAAAACAAAATAA
- a CDS encoding ThiF family adenylyltransferase, which yields MLNEFTRMEMLVGEDGIRCLSSAKIAVFGLGGVGSYVAEALARCGVGSLTLVDHDTVSVTNINRQLYALHSTIGRAKVQVAKERIRDINEDILVHIYETFYNEDTASLFDFQMYDYVVDAIDTVSSKLLLIETAKKYGVPIISCMGTGNKMDPFRFEIADISKTSVCPLAKAVRTELRKRGIKKVKVLYSKEKPLKCLENTQEIKGTGRRPVPGSISFVPSVAGLQIAGEVVRDLLRVQKK from the coding sequence ATGCTAAATGAGTTTACCCGCATGGAGATGTTGGTAGGAGAGGATGGAATAAGATGCTTAAGTTCGGCGAAAATTGCTGTATTTGGGCTGGGCGGTGTGGGCTCTTATGTGGCTGAGGCCTTGGCTCGCTGTGGGGTGGGTAGTCTGACTTTAGTGGACCATGATACAGTGTCTGTCACGAATATCAATCGTCAGCTCTATGCGTTGCATTCTACGATAGGGAGAGCAAAAGTGCAGGTGGCGAAGGAGCGTATTCGAGATATCAATGAAGATATCCTTGTGCATATTTATGAAACCTTTTATAATGAGGATACAGCAAGCCTGTTTGATTTTCAGATGTATGATTACGTGGTGGACGCGATTGACACAGTTTCTTCTAAACTTCTGCTGATTGAGACAGCGAAAAAGTATGGAGTACCTATTATCTCCTGTATGGGTACAGGAAATAAAATGGACCCGTTTCGTTTTGAGATCGCGGATATTTCTAAGACCAGTGTGTGCCCTTTGGCGAAAGCTGTTCGGACGGAACTTCGCAAGCGAGGAATTAAGAAGGTAAAAGTGCTATATTCAAAAGAAAAACCTTTGAAGTGTTTGGAAAATACACAGGAGATCAAAGGTACAGGCAGGCGTCCTGTTCCGGGAAGCATTTCTTTTGTGCCAAGTGTCGCAGGGCTTCAGATTGCGGGAGAAGTGGTGAGAGATCTTCTACGGGTACAGAAAAAATAA
- the rapZ gene encoding RNase adapter RapZ has translation MRFVIVTGISGAGKSTALKFLEDAQYFCVDNLPILLLEKFASMTLSMNSEEIRNVALGVDVRSGQQLGDLEEILKKMRKQGYQYEILFLDASDEVLIKRYKESRRNHPLAPDGRVDEGIRLERRRLEFLRNQADYIINTSRMLTRELRKEIVRIFVDNQDFRSLVVSVVSFGFKYGIPSDADLVFDVRFLPNPYYIDELRHLTGEDQAVFDYVMGASAATEFADKLEDMVKFLIPHYMNEGKNSLVIGIGCTGGKHRSVTLARELFHRLASDADYGLRIEHRDLQKDTLRKKNQE, from the coding sequence ATGCGATTTGTGATTGTGACAGGTATTTCGGGAGCGGGAAAGAGTACCGCCTTAAAATTTTTGGAAGATGCCCAGTATTTTTGCGTGGACAATCTTCCAATTCTTCTGCTAGAGAAGTTTGCGTCTATGACATTAAGTATGAATTCAGAAGAGATCCGAAACGTAGCTTTGGGAGTGGATGTGAGAAGTGGCCAGCAGCTTGGCGATTTGGAAGAGATTTTAAAAAAGATGAGAAAGCAGGGCTACCAATATGAAATTTTGTTTCTGGATGCTTCCGATGAGGTACTGATAAAAAGATACAAGGAGAGTCGAAGAAATCATCCTCTGGCTCCTGATGGAAGGGTGGATGAGGGGATTCGCCTAGAACGCAGGAGACTGGAGTTTCTGAGAAATCAAGCGGATTATATCATCAATACATCTCGTATGCTGACACGGGAATTGCGAAAGGAGATTGTACGAATTTTTGTGGACAATCAGGATTTTCGAAGTTTAGTTGTGTCGGTGGTATCTTTTGGATTCAAATATGGAATTCCCAGTGATGCCGATCTTGTGTTTGATGTGCGTTTTTTGCCTAATCCATATTATATTGATGAGCTTCGTCATCTGACAGGAGAAGATCAAGCTGTTTTTGATTATGTCATGGGGGCCAGTGCTGCAACAGAATTTGCAGATAAGCTGGAAGATATGGTGAAGTTTTTGATTCCGCATTACATGAATGAAGGAAAGAACAGCCTGGTGATAGGAATTGGATGTACTGGCGGAAAGCACCGATCCGTGACTTTAGCCAGAGAACTTTTTCATCGTCTTGCCAGTGACGCTGACTATGGGCTTAGAATTGAGCATCGTGATTTGCAGAAGGATACATTGAGAAAGAAAAATCAGGAGTAG
- a CDS encoding NEAT domain-containing protein, whose amino-acid sequence MREIKAVKRIGPLLLAAVLSVGLFGQPLAVKATVAEKSSGSYTKNGTFHIDQFGEYDINTAVTVTDGKISDVDVSGENFGGTYAEVNKGKLATAVEGIMDKFVGLLDTDADGIRNVDVVSGATYSSNGIKGAVADALDLDIDGEGPSDVPSEKLEAGTYDITVAVRSDVIDHSLVETDTTQAVLQVDEDGKMTISYRMVSGTDREPMYILDFNGYYKDNDPSQELTLEGASYSTEERNGYTVVTDVRFPLSGMSQYYYCNNYLYVPAMSNLNGEISGILFDHGKFNIKTIVTMHWDTLKKAGGSSESSENMQISASIEEKTSSPSYVVTVPSSISMGDLSIVKDNVKEYEIGVSTQDKEGAVTVSAPGGGELYSGKNSLDFSNDFGTQTFTVGKEKLLDIKTDTGDIQGTKLKGKITITGEDVSKAAGGNYTGTTTFTIRYQKDGETAEALKEGRYTIDITLWHVTLSQLSMGNGAVVSPGVIMVGADGKMNLELTLQPLETSGLKGYLYNLKKVDMSTVEYNSVKYPVKYEAEDAEVLERFSGVYDDYNSPSSPSYDESTGGREYPRKISIPIEMNEDMNYVEIHIPVMESLGEGQGIQVARLHLDWDSLKEADDELDIKNLADGVYSVTGHMVKVDKKTLSMSDNAINHTVKLTVKDGKYYITLNFKGLEISERLGYLSKLKYFTTGYTVDEYGNPVGNLKDVTVDSYQKYEDGFLVSDSYGTDYPDLVTLELIPEALEDGYVPLQVFVPIMESIAAGTGIQYAFLSLNWDSIVATTADDPAFDDSDVNVKPGTTTTPTKVPSQIPGNPTLTGGAGLNGGSSLNGGSSLKGGSGLSSGSGLNNNGTSGLKASSVKTGDEMPLGGFLALAVFSLGAGCLIIWRRREEN is encoded by the coding sequence ATGAGAGAAATAAAGGCTGTAAAAAGGATAGGGCCTCTGCTTTTGGCGGCAGTTTTATCTGTGGGGCTGTTTGGTCAGCCTTTGGCAGTAAAAGCTACAGTGGCAGAAAAATCCTCCGGATCATACACTAAAAATGGTACGTTTCATATTGACCAGTTTGGCGAGTATGACATCAATACGGCGGTGACAGTGACTGATGGTAAGATTTCCGACGTTGATGTGTCGGGAGAGAATTTCGGGGGAACTTACGCAGAGGTAAATAAGGGAAAACTGGCGACGGCAGTAGAAGGAATTATGGACAAATTTGTGGGACTTTTGGATACGGATGCGGACGGAATTCGGAATGTGGACGTAGTATCCGGCGCCACTTACTCTTCCAATGGAATTAAAGGGGCGGTGGCAGATGCTCTTGACCTGGATATTGACGGGGAAGGGCCATCAGACGTTCCCAGTGAAAAGCTGGAGGCCGGTACTTATGATATCACTGTAGCTGTCCGCAGTGACGTTATAGACCACAGTCTGGTGGAGACGGATACGACACAGGCAGTTCTTCAGGTGGATGAGGATGGAAAGATGACAATTTCCTACCGTATGGTCTCCGGAACAGATAGGGAACCTATGTATATCCTGGACTTTAATGGATATTACAAGGACAATGACCCTTCTCAGGAGCTAACCCTAGAAGGCGCTTCATACAGTACCGAGGAGAGAAACGGCTATACGGTAGTCACCGATGTCAGGTTCCCTCTGTCTGGGATGAGTCAATACTATTACTGTAACAATTATCTGTATGTGCCCGCCATGAGCAACTTAAATGGTGAAATCAGCGGAATTCTCTTTGACCACGGCAAATTTAATATCAAGACGATAGTGACGATGCATTGGGACACGCTGAAAAAAGCGGGCGGTTCCTCGGAGAGTTCAGAAAACATGCAGATCTCTGCGAGCATAGAAGAAAAGACTTCCTCCCCTTCCTACGTGGTAACGGTGCCTTCTTCCATTTCTATGGGGGATTTGAGCATTGTCAAAGACAATGTGAAGGAGTATGAGATAGGAGTATCTACCCAGGACAAAGAAGGGGCGGTTACTGTGTCAGCTCCTGGAGGAGGTGAGCTGTACAGCGGAAAGAATTCCCTGGATTTTTCCAATGATTTTGGAACCCAGACGTTCACTGTGGGGAAGGAGAAATTATTGGACATCAAGACCGATACCGGAGATATCCAGGGAACGAAGCTGAAAGGAAAGATCACGATCACTGGCGAGGATGTCTCAAAGGCAGCCGGCGGAAACTATACCGGCACCACGACATTTACCATCCGCTACCAAAAGGATGGAGAGACAGCGGAAGCTTTAAAAGAGGGCAGATATACGATTGACATCACCTTATGGCACGTTACCTTAAGTCAGCTTTCCATGGGAAACGGGGCAGTGGTTTCTCCAGGTGTTATTATGGTGGGGGCAGATGGGAAGATGAATTTGGAATTGACTCTCCAGCCGCTGGAGACTTCCGGGTTGAAAGGGTATCTGTACAATCTGAAAAAGGTGGATATGTCCACGGTGGAGTATAACAGTGTCAAGTATCCGGTGAAGTATGAGGCGGAGGATGCCGAAGTGCTGGAGCGATTTAGCGGTGTCTATGACGACTATAACAGTCCGAGCTCTCCTTCTTACGATGAGAGTACCGGCGGCAGGGAATATCCCAGAAAAATTTCTATTCCGATAGAGATGAATGAGGATATGAATTATGTGGAAATACATATTCCCGTCATGGAGTCTCTCGGAGAAGGACAGGGGATACAGGTGGCAAGGTTACATCTGGACTGGGACAGCCTCAAAGAAGCAGACGACGAGTTGGATATTAAAAACCTTGCGGATGGTGTGTACTCCGTCACAGGGCACATGGTAAAGGTGGATAAAAAGACACTTTCCATGTCTGACAATGCCATCAATCACACTGTCAAGCTGACTGTTAAAGATGGAAAATACTATATCACCTTGAATTTCAAAGGGTTGGAGATCAGCGAAAGACTGGGATATCTGAGCAAATTGAAATACTTTACCACAGGATATACGGTGGATGAATACGGCAATCCCGTGGGAAATCTCAAAGATGTCACTGTGGATTCCTATCAGAAGTATGAGGACGGTTTTCTGGTGAGTGACAGCTATGGGACGGACTATCCTGATCTCGTGACTCTGGAACTAATTCCGGAGGCGCTCGAGGATGGCTATGTTCCGCTGCAAGTATTTGTGCCGATTATGGAGTCGATCGCGGCGGGAACGGGGATACAGTATGCCTTCTTGAGTCTGAATTGGGACAGCATTGTGGCAACGACGGCGGATGACCCGGCCTTTGACGACAGCGATGTCAATGTCAAGCCCGGCACCACGACGACTCCCACAAAAGTACCCTCTCAGATTCCTGGGAATCCCACACTTACCGGCGGTGCTGGATTGAACGGAGGTTCCAGTTTAAATGGAGGTTCTAGTCTGAAAGGAGGTTCGGGCTTAAGCAGTGGTTCGGGTCTGAATAACAACGGAACTTCGGGATTGAAAGCATCCAGTGTGAAGACGGGAGATGAGATGCCTTTAGGAGGCTTTTTGGCTCTGGCAGTGTTTTCGTTGGGAGCTGGGTGTCTGATTATCTGGAGACGGCGAGAAGAAAATTAG